The Cylindrospermum stagnale PCC 7417 genome segment TCTTCCGAACGGATAATAAAAGGACGCTGACTCAAATCAACAGAGATCACATCTTCAGTATATAACTCAGCCCCCCAGCGCTCCGCCTGCGCCTTCATGTTATCCATCAAATCCGGCCCGGTGATGCCTTGGGGAAACCCTGGAAAGTTCTCAACTTCCGTCGTTGTCATCAATTGTCCACCAGGTAAACCCCCCGCTTGGAAACCCTCAAAAACAACAGGTTTCAAATTAGCACGTCCGGCATAAATAGCAGCTGTGTACCCTGCTGGCCCAGAACCGATAATTACCAAGTTTTCTACTGTTGAGTTAGTCACGACGATTACATAAACTCATAACGACTACGTTTAATATAGCATAGCAAAATGCGATCGGCTTAGATTCCCGACTTCTCTAAGAAGTCGGGAATCTTGTCAATAGACATTCACACTTATGATAAATACAGAAGTGTTTTTTGGTGTATTATGTCCCTCACCATTACAGACCTAGAGCAACTACAAACCGAGCATCCAGAATGGCAAATGGAGTTGGTAGAAGGGAATATCATAGTTATGGGGCCATCAGATTACGAGTCAGAAGAAATTACTACTCGGTTGAGTACCTTCTTGAATAACTGGGTAATGTCACGCAAACTAGGACGTGTAACTGGTTCTAGCGCCGGATTTATCTTGCCGAGTATAGAAGACTCAGAAAAAAGAAACCTCCGTGCGCCTGACGTGTCTTTTGTTAAAGCTGACCGACTCAAAAAGACCAAGCGCGACTTTGTCGAGATGCTTCCAGACTTGATGGTTGAAGTCAAATCTAAATCAGACAGAATTAAACCTTTAGAAGAAAAAATTCAGCTATTCTTGCAACTTGGCTCTACAGTTGGTATCTTAATTGACCCTGACAAATTGACAGTAACAGTTTACCGACCAAACCAAACTCCAACGATGTTGCAGAATGGCGACACGCTCACACTACCAGAATTGCTCCCAGGTTGGGAACTGGCGGTATCAGAACTCTGGCCACCGGAATTTGAATAAATTTTTCATGAGAGTATACGTTGTGCCTGAGCCAGTCGCTTCTCAATACTTCTCAATTAAGAACCCATCCTACCACCTGAGTCCACCCCCATAACAAAGGATAGGGAGATATGCAACGGATAAAACCCTTTCTGGGTAAAGATTTTAACCTATTAAATTGGTGCGATCGCTATACAAGTAAAAATACTGTTAAATATTTGGGTAAAAAAAATTTTGCTGGGGTGATATGAAAGCGATCGCACTTGGGTAAGTTATCCCTAGAAGCAGAGAAACACTCCCACTGCCCCAAAATCAAGGAAAAATCCTATGAAAACTGAACTTAAAGCCAAATTCCTCCAACACATCCTCAACAAAAAGAAAAACGACGAGGGTTTCACCCTAATCGAATTGTTGGTTGTTATTATCATCATCGGTATCCTATCAGCTATTGCTCTGCCCGCTTTCCTCAACCAAGCTAACAAAGCCCGCGCCTCAGAAGCAAAAACCTACGCAGGTTCTGTCAACCGCGCTCAACAAGCTTATATTTTAGAAAATCCAACCTTCGTTACTAACCAAACTAATTTTTCCCAACTACAATTGGGTATCAAAACACAAACAGCAAACTATACCTACAACCTTGGTGGTACATTCGACGGTGCTAAAGGTGCATCTATTAAAGCTGTGCCAACAACACCCTCTACCGCAGCTCCTGTTCTCAAAGGCTACGGTGGTTTTGTAACTGTTGGACAAACAGCAGGTGCGGGTGTTGGAGAATCAACCACATTAACGGCTTTGACCGAAACTCTCACCCCCATAACCGACGGTGCCGCAGATACCCAAATACCTGATGCAGCTGTGGTTACGACGGGTGGTGCTACTGTGATTAATCCTGGTGGTAACCAAAAAGAAGTCAAGTAATCAATCTGCTGGCAACAACTTTGCCAGCAAAATTATTCGCAGGTGGGTAAATTATACCCACCTTTTTTAGTATTTGTTGAAGGTATTCATATTAATAAGTAGGAGAATTAAAATAAAGCTTGTAGTAAGGACTTCAGTCCTGAAAATTCTTGGCTAAAGCGAGAAATCACTCACTAAAAACAAAATTTTTATTTTATATTTAATTATATCAACCCACTTATGAACACCGAAACTTCTCCAAATACACTCACCCAAGCGCAACAGCACCTAATAGCAGGACAATACGAACAAGCCGCCAATTTATATGAACAAGCAATAGCATCTGAACCCGATGTAATTTCCCACTATTGGCATTTAGGTTTAATGCTGCTTTTACAAGAAAAAGAAATAGAAGCGCAAATGACTTGGATGCTGCCATTAGCAGATGTAGAAGAAGAAAATATTCCAACTTATACGCAAGAACTAACCCAAGTTTTACAACTAGAAGCAGAAAGACGGGAAAATCTAGAAGAATATTCTCTCGCTTGGGCAATTCGTCAGCACATCAAAGAAATTAATAATTACGATATAAATAACCTCTTAAAACTTCTGCACCTTTCCTTCAAAATAGACAATTTTGAAGAAATACAATTAGAGTATATTGAAATTATTGAATTATTAAATTCCCAAAACTTTGTAGCTTTGAATTTAGAGTTATTACAGCAAGTCTTACAGCAAATTTTTAATACTCCACCATTAAATCAAGAATCTATAGACTTTATCCAATCTTGTTTACCCTACGTTATCACTACGCCAGATTTTGCTGATATATTTTCCGCCGCTGTGATGAAAATCGGTCACACATTTGCACAGCCAGCAAAAGCCGCAAGTCTTTTAGAATTATATTTAAACCAAGCGCCAATTAACTCAGAGACATTATTAGACATATTAAGGCATTTAGCTACTTTTTATCAAAATGCTAAAAATTATGCTCTAGGTATAGAAAAAGCAAAATTATGTCTTTCCTTATCTACAAAACTAGTTGATCAAATTTTTGCTACTCATCTAGTGCTAAGAGGTTTGTTGACTGCTGGTGGATATTGGGAAGAGATATGCTCAACAAGCCAACAATTGGAAGCTTTACGACAAGAATTTATCACAGCCCAGCCAATTCCCTTAGATGAAGCAAAAACTCTACTTCTATTAACACCATCTTTTGCTAAACCTCACATTGAGGATAACCCATCAGATTTTAGAAAAATTCATAATCCACTAGCAGCAATTTGCCAGAACAATATTCAAGCTATATATCATCAACCATTTCAGCGTTATTCCCAGCGTAATATTAATTATCGACAAACATCAACTTATAATAAAAAGTTAAAAATTGGCTATGTATCTTATGTTCTAAAAAGGCATTCTGTAGGTTGGTTAGCACGCTGGCTATTTCAACATCACAACCGCGATAAATTTGAAATTTACACTTATCTGATCAACTATAATCCAGTTGATCAATTTGCAGAAGAATGGTTTGTAAATAAAGCTGATAAAGCTAATAAATTAGGCATAACAGTTTTAGAGGTTTCCGAAAAAATATATGAGGATGATATCGATATTCTAATAGACTTAGATAGCATCACTCTAGATATTAGTTGTGCCGTAATGTCACTAAAACCGGCACCAATTCAAGTTACTTGGCTCGGTTGGGATGCCTCTGGTATACCTGCAATTGATTACTTTATTGCTGACCCTTATGTATTACCAGATTCAGCCCAGAATTATTATACAGAAAAAATCTGGCGATTACCCCAGACTTATATAGCCGTTGACGGCTTTGAAGTCGGTATCCCTACACTGCGTCGTCAAGATTTAGATATTCCTAGTGATGCTGTCGTCTACCTCAGTAGCCAAAGGTCATATAAACGTCATCCAGAAACCACAAAATGGCAAATGAGAATAATTAAAGAAGTACCAAATAGTTACTTCTTAATTAAAGGAGACGCTGACGAAGAAGCAATTAAACAGTTTTTCTACAAAATAGCTGAAGAAGAAGGTGTAGATTCTTCCCGGCTGCGATTTTTGCCTCAAGACCCCTCTGAAGCTGTCCACAGAGCTAATTTAGCAATTGCAGATGTTGTACTAGATACTTTTCCCTACAACGGAGCAACAACAACCCTAGAAACACTCTGGATGGGTATCCCCTTAGTAACCAGAGTTGGAGAGCAATTTGTGTCTCGTAACAGCTACACCATGATGATGAATGTAGGTGTAACAGAAGGTCTTGCTTGGACAGATGAAGAGTATGTAGAGTGGGGTGTGCGCTTGGGTAAAGATGCTGGTTTAAGACAACAAATTGCTGGGAAACTGCGACAATCAAGACAAACAGCCCCTCTGTGGAACGGTAAACAATTTACCCGTGAAATGGAGAAAGCCTACGAGCAAATGTGGCAAACACGCTCAAGTTCGTAGTGAGGACTTTAGTCCTCAAAAGAGTAGGAAGAAAGCACTGAAGTGCTTACTACAAACATTAAGACGAACATTAAAAATTATCCCAATTCTTACCATAATCTAACACCGGATATTGCACCCAAGAATCACGCAGCCATTGCCGTCCACAAGTTTGTAAATACCAATGAACACTACTTTCAACCCAGTCATACGGAGATTTAGTTAAACCATGTTTCACTGGGTTGTAATGAATATAATTAAGAGTCGTATAGTAATGTCGTTCAGAGCGAATAGCTCGATCACTCCAAGAATACCAAATTTTTCGTTTAGTGATATTGTCCTCTAAATTCCATTGACGTGAAATAGAACCATGTATCCTGCGAAATAATTCACTCAATTCATCAAAATCTACAACCTGAACTAGCAAATGATAATGATTAGGCAAAATCACCCAACCACAAATTCTTAAGTTCGTAGTAAGCACTTCAGTGCTGATTTCTTCACTTACACTATTACTATTACCAAACATATCAAATATCATATTTAGCAGATGCTGCCGGCGAAATTCAGAGTGTATATAACACTGATGTTCGTAACAAGCAGCAGTCAACAGGTAAAGTGGTCTATCTCTGACTAGATGTGGTGGTGAGTGTGGTGGATAGCCTCTATTTAGACGATATTGAACTAGTTCAGCTTGTTTTTCTGGTGTGAGTTTACGATATTCGTACATGAATTTACTACGAACCTTGTGCTTGTAGTGAGGACTTAAGTCCTCATCTTTAAATCAGCACTAAAGTGCTGACTACGAACTTGATGAGCTTGTTTCCACAACTTGTTTATAGAAGGCTTCGAGACCTGCGACACAGACTTTATCATCAAAAAGGCGATCGCAATTTTGGCTCATTTTTTCAACAATACTACTCCTCCAAGCAGGGTCTAGTCCTAATTTGACAGCGATTTCGATATATTCTGCTTCGTTTTGCGCGATGGTGTCTGTCACCCCCAGCATTTTCAAGAAGCTGTCAGTGTGACGACCTCGCATAAACTCCCCTGGACAGGTAACAATGGGGAGATGACAAGCGATCGCTTCTAGGCTAGTATTCCCACCAGACCAGGTGAAGGTATCCAGATAAACATCTGAAAGTAAGTTAATCATCAGATAGTCTAGCCGTTCTGGAATGCTGAGAAATACACAGTAATTCTCACTATTGAGTCCGACATCAGCAAAAGCACGCTGCAAACGAGGTTTTAATAAGGTTCCACGCAGAAATACAAATTTAGCTTGAGGAACACGAAGAGCAATTTCCGCAAAAATAAAATCGTACTGCGGTAGATATTTAAAAGGCGCTTGACAGGATAAATAGATAACCGCATCATCTAGTAGCTGAAAATCTGAGCGGTTTTTGACCACTGGTGGAATATAAGGTTTGGGGTAAGAAACGCCAATATTAGGTAAGCGGATTAATTTTTCAGAGTAATGTTCTTGAGCATTTTCTGCTTCCATTAACTCGCTGGATAAAAAGTAATCAATAGTTGGTAAACCAGTAGTCACCGGATGTCCCCAAGCAACACATTGCACAGGTGCAAGTCGCAGACCAGCCATTTGCATGGTTTGCGCGTCCATACCGATTTCGGGAAAAACTAAAATATGCAGCTTATCAGCAACTATCTGTTCACAGACTGCTAACAAATTATGAGGAATATGGTGCAAAACATCACTATAATCTTGAAATTGTTGAGTAACTGCGTCAGGCTCGTTTCCTGTGTAGTAACAATAGATTTCAAAATTTTGGCGATCGCAGTAGCGTAGCCAGCCAGTTAACCAAAGTGTGCCGCTATAAGAATCTAGGTAATGAGACGCATAGCCAATACGGATTTTTTCCTGTGGCTGAAGTTTCGGCATAGATAAAGGTACAACCCATTGCGGAAAGTTAGCCGCCATA includes the following:
- a CDS encoding Uma2 family endonuclease, with the translated sequence MSLTITDLEQLQTEHPEWQMELVEGNIIVMGPSDYESEEITTRLSTFLNNWVMSRKLGRVTGSSAGFILPSIEDSEKRNLRAPDVSFVKADRLKKTKRDFVEMLPDLMVEVKSKSDRIKPLEEKIQLFLQLGSTVGILIDPDKLTVTVYRPNQTPTMLQNGDTLTLPELLPGWELAVSELWPPEFE
- a CDS encoding type IV pilin-like G/H family protein → MKTELKAKFLQHILNKKKNDEGFTLIELLVVIIIIGILSAIALPAFLNQANKARASEAKTYAGSVNRAQQAYILENPTFVTNQTNFSQLQLGIKTQTANYTYNLGGTFDGAKGASIKAVPTTPSTAAPVLKGYGGFVTVGQTAGAGVGESTTLTALTETLTPITDGAADTQIPDAAVVTTGGATVINPGGNQKEVK
- a CDS encoding O-linked N-acetylglucosamine transferase; its protein translation is MNTETSPNTLTQAQQHLIAGQYEQAANLYEQAIASEPDVISHYWHLGLMLLLQEKEIEAQMTWMLPLADVEEENIPTYTQELTQVLQLEAERRENLEEYSLAWAIRQHIKEINNYDINNLLKLLHLSFKIDNFEEIQLEYIEIIELLNSQNFVALNLELLQQVLQQIFNTPPLNQESIDFIQSCLPYVITTPDFADIFSAAVMKIGHTFAQPAKAASLLELYLNQAPINSETLLDILRHLATFYQNAKNYALGIEKAKLCLSLSTKLVDQIFATHLVLRGLLTAGGYWEEICSTSQQLEALRQEFITAQPIPLDEAKTLLLLTPSFAKPHIEDNPSDFRKIHNPLAAICQNNIQAIYHQPFQRYSQRNINYRQTSTYNKKLKIGYVSYVLKRHSVGWLARWLFQHHNRDKFEIYTYLINYNPVDQFAEEWFVNKADKANKLGITVLEVSEKIYEDDIDILIDLDSITLDISCAVMSLKPAPIQVTWLGWDASGIPAIDYFIADPYVLPDSAQNYYTEKIWRLPQTYIAVDGFEVGIPTLRRQDLDIPSDAVVYLSSQRSYKRHPETTKWQMRIIKEVPNSYFLIKGDADEEAIKQFFYKIAEEEGVDSSRLRFLPQDPSEAVHRANLAIADVVLDTFPYNGATTTLETLWMGIPLVTRVGEQFVSRNSYTMMMNVGVTEGLAWTDEEYVEWGVRLGKDAGLRQQIAGKLRQSRQTAPLWNGKQFTREMEKAYEQMWQTRSSS
- a CDS encoding REP-associated tyrosine transposase, with protein sequence MYEYRKLTPEKQAELVQYRLNRGYPPHSPPHLVRDRPLYLLTAACYEHQCYIHSEFRRQHLLNMIFDMFGNSNSVSEEISTEVLTTNLRICGWVILPNHYHLLVQVVDFDELSELFRRIHGSISRQWNLEDNITKRKIWYSWSDRAIRSERHYYTTLNYIHYNPVKHGLTKSPYDWVESSVHWYLQTCGRQWLRDSWVQYPVLDYGKNWDNF
- a CDS encoding glycosyltransferase family 41 protein, translated to MNQTEEYMFESLVITPGNINIIIFPDWQQTEESLLLELEQAIKAVVNHPDSHQMRLLIDTNGIDIEEANFLLSAVAMNLLMAENFDMTTECEISLLEGLNELERKNLSSFIHALIILTHQNLQALALFEAEKIPAYEIENFSNVQLSQLVFDLGNKLFQKGRWQAAIEQYHILMQIHSIDVEIYWQLSQCYRNLNLLDEYFQILEEGIRIYPTDPRLHFSFIIDLRRHGLNQEAIIKAENACQLLPGDYTFQILKYLTVPTIYDNQKEIKIYRQRYTQGLQNLIQQTSLNSSEERINALAGIGRLTNFYLSYQAQNDVELQRQYGQLVHKIMAANFPQWVVPLSMPKLQPQEKIRIGYASHYLDSYSGTLWLTGWLRYCDRQNFEIYCYYTGNEPDAVTQQFQDYSDVLHHIPHNLLAVCEQIVADKLHILVFPEIGMDAQTMQMAGLRLAPVQCVAWGHPVTTGLPTIDYFLSSELMEAENAQEHYSEKLIRLPNIGVSYPKPYIPPVVKNRSDFQLLDDAVIYLSCQAPFKYLPQYDFIFAEIALRVPQAKFVFLRGTLLKPRLQRAFADVGLNSENYCVFLSIPERLDYLMINLLSDVYLDTFTWSGGNTSLEAIACHLPIVTCPGEFMRGRHTDSFLKMLGVTDTIAQNEAEYIEIAVKLGLDPAWRSSIVEKMSQNCDRLFDDKVCVAGLEAFYKQVVETSSSSS